One Salvia miltiorrhiza cultivar Shanhuang (shh) chromosome 6, IMPLAD_Smil_shh, whole genome shotgun sequence genomic window, ATATCAACAAAGCAAAGACACACAAAACAaagacacccccccacacttggacAACACAATGTCCTCATTGTGTGAGAGTATGACAGACCAAAACAGAAACAACAGCAGACAACTAAAAGAAATCAAAAGCTTAAAAAacgaaaagcaaaaagaaagaaacttccCTGAAATGGAATCATGTAGGTGGATGAGGGGCTGAAGCTTCCGGCGATGAGGAATGGTGGTTGGGCGGTTCGCTGGTGGTCGGGGCAGGGGTGGACGGACGGAGTAGCGGCGGAATGGAGGGGGTGGCGTTGGGGGAAACCAAATTGAGGGAATTTTGACTTTAGTCAAAAACCCTAGTTCTAGAATTTGCACCTTGTCCCCCAACTTTTCAGAAACTGGAGGGCAACCCCCAAACCTGCGAAATTGACCAAAACACAccccaagtttttttttttttttttttttttgagaaaaaacgaaaataaacaaaacaagggcaagaaaaatcgggttgcctcccgatgagCGCCTTTATTTAACGTCCTTGGCTGGACAGAAAAGAAGTTCAAAATCCTTAGACAATGGTTGGAGACGTCAGGCTGAGCGCATTGAACGACTCCATCTCGACTCCAGCATAGTATGGCTTGAGTAATTGTCCATTAACCTTAAAACACTTTCGTGTTTCGAGGCTTTGGATTTCCACAGCTCCATGAGGACTTACACTAACAACTTCAAATGGGCCCAACCAACGAGATTTCAATTTTCCTGGCATAATCCTTAAGCGTGCGTTAAACAAGAGAACCTTCTGCCCAACTTCAAAGGATTTCCTTCGAATGTATTTGTCATGTAGAAATTTAGTTCGTTCCTTGTAACGACTTGCATGATCATACGCCTCCAATCGAATCTCCTCTAATTCTTGCAGTTAAAATTTCCGCTCTTTGCCAACAACTTTCTCATCTAAACAGAATTCCTTCACGGCCCAAAAAGCTTTATGCTCCATCTCAACAGGTAGATGACATTGCTTCCCAAAAATCAGCCTGTacggagacataccaatcggtgACTTGAATGCAgtgcggtatgcccataccgcatCGTCCAGTCTCAAACTCCAATCCTTTCGTCTCGGGTTGACTGTTTTCTCAAGGATGCTCTTGATTTCTCGGTTAGAAACTTCAGCCTGACCGTTGGATTGTGGATGATATGCTGTGGCAACTCGATGATGGACTCCATATTTCTTGAAAAGTGCTTCCAAAGTGCGGTTGCAAAAATGAGTTCCTTGATCGCTAATGATGGCACGGGGCACTCCAAATCTGTTAAAAATATTAGCTTTAAGGAACCCTGCAACAACTTTAGAGTCATTAGTGCGGGTGGCCTTCACTTCCACCCACTTCGAAACATAATCAACAGCCAAAAGAATGTAAGAATTTCCAAAAGAACTAGGAAACGGTCCCATAAAATCCATTCCCCAAACGTCAAAGATTTCACAAACCAAAATAGGGACTTGAGGCATTTCATTGCGAGAAGAGATATTACCTGTTCTTTGGCACTTGTCacaatttttgcagaaattgtaAGAATCCTTAAAAATAGTTTCCCAAATAAAACCACAATCAAGAATCTTACGTGCTGTTCGTTTGGgaccaaagtgacctccacaagcatgagcatggcaaaaattcaaaatggaaTGAATCTCCTCATCAGGGATGCAACGTCGTATCACTTGATCCGCACAGGTCTTCCACAAATAAGGATCATCCCATATGAAGTATTTTGCTTGGCTCCTCAACTTATTCTTACGGGTTGTCTCCATTCCCTTAGGAAAAACTCCAGCAGTTAGAAAATTAACCAAATCAGCATACCAAGGAGTGTTACCGTCGATGTGCAGCAGCTGTTCGTCTGGAAAGTCGtctggtatgggcataccgtccGACACAGTCTGCAGTCTGCTCAAATGGTCAGCTACCAAGTTCTCGGCTccctttttatctttaatctcCAAGTCAAATTCCTGCAAAAGCAGAATCCAACGGATCAAGCGAGGCTTAGATTCTTTTTTAGAGAGCAAATACTTAAGAGCTGCATGGTCAGAATAAACAACAACTTTAGAGCCAATCAAATAAGAtctaaatttttcacaagcaaaaACGATGGCTaaaagctccttctccgtggttgtgtaattgcattgagccgggttgagagttttggaagcatagtaaatcacatggCTCTCTTTCCCAACTTTCTGCCCTAgcactgctccaacggcgtagTCGCTTGCATCGCACATGATTTCAAAAGGCTCTCCCCAAATTGGTGGCTGAATGATGGGGGCAGAAGTGAGTCTACTCTTCAACAAATCAAAGGCCTCCTTGCACTTGTCATCGAACACAAAAGACACATCTTGATGAAGCAACCTAGTGAGAGGTTGAGCAGTCTTTGCGAAGTCcttgatgaagcgcctataaaaacCTGCATGGCCTAAGAAAGCACGAATCTCTTTCACATTAGAAGGATAAGGTAACTTaacaatcaaatcaattttcgCCTTATCAACTTCTACTCCTCTTGCAGAAATCACATGCCCAAGAACAATCCCCTCTCTCACCATGAAATGACATTTCTCAAAGTTCAACACTAAATTAGTGTCGACACATCTCTGCAAAACTTGCTCAAGATTAGTCAAGCAATGGTCAAAAGAGTCTCCATGCACagtaaaatcatccatgaaaatttctATACAACTCTCAATCATGTCAGAAAATAGGCTCATCATACAACGCTGAAAAGTACCAGGAGCGTTACATAATCCAAACGGCATACGACGCCATGCAAAAGTACCAAAAGGACAAGTAAAAGTGGTTTTCTCTTGATCTTCCTGAgctacaaaaatttaaaaatatccagagtagccatcaagaaaacaaaagaattccTTACCAGCCAATCGCTCAAGCATCTCATCAATGAAAGGTAATGGAAAATGATCTTTCCTAGTAGCATTATTCAATTTCCTAAAATCAATGCACATACGCCAACCAGTTTGCAACCTCATGGGAATCAACTCATTCTTCTCATTCTTAACCAATTGAAAACCAGACTTCTTTGGAACCACATGAACAGGACTGACCCATGTACTATCAGAAATCGGATAAATAATCCCTAAATCAAGCAATTTAAGAATTTCTTTAAGCACAACTTCTTTCATGACAGGGTTCAATTTTCTTTGAGGATCCCTAGATGGTTTACTATTAGGTTCAAGTAAGATTCTATGCATGCAAGTAGAGGGACTAATACCTTTGATATCGGCTATAGTCCATCCAATGGCAGATTTATGCATCTTAAGAAGACTTACCAACCTTACCTCTTGTTCTGCACTGAGTTCATTGCTGATGATCACTGGCAGCGTGTCATCCTCTCCTAAAAACACATATTTCAGATGCTGGGGCAGTACCTTCAAGTCCAGCTTCGGTGGTTTCACAACAGAGGGCAAAATCGGTTTTGTGCTGGTCGGTATGGGCATCCTGCTTGACAGGTGCCGAACTGGAATTTCCTCCGTTGAGTACAGCTGCATGATAATCTCTCTAATGGCTTCATTCTCCTCAGTTTTGGAGTTCTCTTCAGTTAGGGAACTGAAAATAACATGCTCAAGCTCATCCTCcctgaaattctcaacaaattcCTCAACCAAAGGATCAATAACATCAATCATGAACACAGATTCAGGATCCTCAACATGCTTCATAgcctcaaaaatattaaatgtgacAATATCTCCATCAAATTCAAGGCTAAGCATTCCACTATCCACATCAATTTTTGCCTTAGCAGTTTTCATGAATGGTCTCCCTAAAAGAATCAAGGATTGCTTAGCAGAGGCAGAATCATCCATATCAACAATATAAAAATCcacaggaaaaatcaaatcattgaCCTTGACAAGGACATCCTCAACAACACCTTCGGGATATGCAGTAGACCTATCAGCTAACTGAATGATAACACGAGTGTCTTTCAAAGGTCCTAATTGCAAATCCTTATACACAGAataaggcatgacatttatggatGCTCCTAAATCTAGCATAGCTCTCTCAACAGTCTTATTACCTATAATgcatggaatggtgaacatACCAGGATCTCGACACTTTTGGGGCAATTTTCTTTGCAGAACAGCAGAAACATTCTCACTCACTCGAATTCTCGCATCATTcccaaactttattttcttagaGCATAACTCTTTTAAAAACTTTGCGTACCTGGGAACTTGCTTAATTGCATCAAGCAAGGGCAAGTTTATTTCTACCTTCTTGAAGATTTCCAGAATatccttctcttcttcaattctcttGTTCTGAGCCAACCTAgaaggaaaaggtggtgcaGTCAGTGATTGAGGAATTGAAACCTTAGGTTTTCCACTTACCTTAGAAGAGCTAGGCTCGGTGGATTCTGGTGACTTTTCACTAATTGCATCGTCCTTGGCTTCATCGGGCTTATCTTTGTCCTGCTGCTTAAGTTGTGGCTCAGCTAGAATTCTTCCACTTCTTGTAGTTACAGCACTTGCATTTTCCTTGGGATTCATCTCCGTGACAGAAGGAAGTCGGCCTTGATTCGCCTGCAGCTTGTTCACCTGAGTGGCTAACTGCGTGATTTGTGTGCCCATATTACTCAACGCTGCCTGAGTTTCATGCTGGAATGCCTGCTGACTTTGCACCAAATTCTTCACAATTTCACTGCTCTGGGCGAGGCTCTTCATGATATCGTTCATATTAGGTGCAGAACTCGGTGCAGGACGTGCGGTATGGGCATACTGTCCAGCCTGTGGCGGATTCGGCGCGTACATCCCTGGTTCCTGCTGTCTCCACCTAAAATTTGGGTGATTTCTCCACCCTGGATTGTAGGTGTTGGAAAAAGGGTCGTTTCGCCTTTGTCTTTGTGCGTTCATCTCTTGCTCATCAGCGGATCCCATGCACGCTTGCTCAGTATTATTATCCTGCAGAGATGGACATGCATCAGTAGgatgattattttcaaagcaaatTCCACATTGAACGTGTTGAGTTTTAGAGACAGCAAGTCCTCTAACTAAAGAGGTGAGAGCATCAATTCTCTCGTTCATGTTGGAATCTTCTACTTTATGCACTGGCCTATAacgatcatcatcctcatcctcatattgTTGACCATTTGAAACCATGTCAACGATGAGTTGCTTTGCTTCGTCCAAAGTTTTATTGGTCAAGCTTCCACCACAAGCAGCGTCAACAATTTtcctatcaaaagaagacataccaCGATAAAAATAGTTAGTAAGCAATTGGTAGTCAGAAAATCCATGATCAGGACACTTGCGACACAActgttggaatctctcccaataatCGGCTAGACTCTCCGCCTTCTTCTGTTTAATGCTGCTAATGGCCATTCTCAAATTTGCAGCTCTGGACTCAGGAAAGAATTTTCGCAAGAATTGTTCTTCTAAATCTCCCCAAGTTCTAATCGAACCAGGAGGAAGATCAAAAAGCCAATCTCTCGCTCTACCCTGCAAAGTATGAGAAAAAGTCAATagcctcaaattatttttagtaaaacCATGAGGGCGTAGAGTTGAGCAAACTAGATCAAATTCAGCCAGATGCTTGTGTGCACTCTCTCCAGGTAAATCACCGAATTTGGGTAGCACTTGAATGAAACCAGGCCGTATTTCAGCGTTGCCATTAATGGCAGGAAGGACAATGCACAAAGGGCGATTGCTTCTATGACGGCCTAACTCTCTGATCAGTTGAGGTGGTTCCTGTCGAGGATCAACGATCTCTCTATCGTTTTCCTCATCCCTATTGTTACGGTCACCCATTGGAACTTCAATTTCTTCTTGATCCTCAAGATTCGGTGGAGCAGAATTGGATCTCTTTTTCCACTCCTTAGCTTGCTTCTTCAACTTTCGTGCGGTCTTCTCGATTTCTGGATCAAAAACTAATACGCCTGTACGAGAAGAACGGggcataaactaaaaataaaagacaGACTGAAATCAGTAAAATCCTACGtaaaaccaatccccggcaacggcgccaaaatttggtgcgtcgttttacaccaaaaatatccggcagtcagccggtatgcccacactgcgcagacagcagtaagcaaaatcgtttcccaagggactggcgagaatttctctaattaaagtctgcaaagtaaccacgaaattttgagaagaaaatatagaaaatactaaacttaaaattaaataaataaaatccgaataaaccaattttttccaa contains:
- the LOC130990434 gene encoding uncharacterized protein LOC130990434; translated protein: MPRSSRTGVLVFDPEIEKTARKLKKQAKEWKKRSNSAPPNLEDQEEIEVPMGDRNNRDEENDREIVDPRQEPPQLIRELGRHRSNRPLCIVLPAINGNAEIRPGFIQVLPKFGDLPGESAHKHLAEFDLVCSTLRPHGFTKNNLRLLTFSHTLQGRARDWLFDLPPGSIRTWGDLEEQFLRKFFPESRAANLRMAISSIKQKKAESLADYWERFQQLCRKCPDHGFSDYQLLTNYFYRGMSSFDRKIVDAACGGSLTNKTLDEAKQLIVDMVSNGQQYEDEDDDRYRPVHKVEDSNMNERIDALTSLVRGLAVSKTQHVQCGICFENNHPTDACPSLQDNNTEQACMGSADEQEMNAQRQRRNDPFSNTYNPGWRNHPNFRWRQQEPGMYAPNPPQAGQYAHTARPAPSSAPNMNDIMKSLAQSSEIVKNLVQSQQAFQHETQAALSNMGTQITQLATQVNKLQANQGRLPSVTEMNPKENASAVTTRSGRILAEPQLKQQDKDKPDEAKDDAISEKSPESTEPSSSKVSGKPKVSIPQSLTAPPFPSRLAQNKRIEEEKDILEIFKKVEINLPLLDAIKQVPRYAKFLKELCSKKIKFGNDARIRVSENVSAVLQRKLPQKCRDPGMFTIPCIIGNKTVERAMLDLGASINVMPYSVYKDLQLGPLKDTRVIIQLADRSTAYPEGVVEDVLVKVNDLIFPVDFYIVDMDDSASAKQSLILLGRPFMKTAKAKIDVDSGMLSLEFDGDIVTFNIFEAMKHVEDPESVFMIDVIDPLVEEFVENFREDELEHVIFSSLTEENSKTEENEAIREIIMQLYSTEEIPVRHLSSRMPIPTSTKPILPSVVKPPKLDLKVLPQHLKYVFLGEDDTLPVIISNELSAEQEPISKVLVPLLACIESYLNLIVNHLGILKEN